A genomic segment from Acidobacteriota bacterium encodes:
- a CDS encoding RHS repeat-associated core domain-containing protein → MLFHRVTLFTAARRAALAFLLVLVFATPSAGQTLPGDKSEGDGLAGERIQSLRGVLPNQSFLSDGGVESINTANGNLMLSIPLGQVFTVGPHIRYQLRVTNNSDAWDHGPVTQQNILASLPHLNSNAGVGWEVHFGQLYAPLPPSGLDNLLKDTWPNRQAPVGDLNDRWLYVSPDGAAHYLHKLPGYDGGTAPDRILRYSKDSSQLRMRQLDADNILVEHPNGVVSHFERTGDRRGTLGCGGGVDGCWRFISMRDYYQNEVKVEYLDASGKERWKITDSTGRTHSIYFLLDAQSRGGGDSHPSSGLRLDNGDELGDPMRLVDEVHVAAPGGRTAIYSFDYDIRTLQRSRPHDPFGSLGPGSSTIRTPLLKSITVPDSEGYEMSYYTDFFRSGRVHRIQFPTQGKFQYDYGTWLFPTACVYRVDPTATRHYSRTGLVRKQHLDPNNAVLATWKYSTSLHPDDPGPIDGPDCKRADYRQTNVEGPAIGDRYTLNRFFHSVTIGPKVPLITDPIGEWQVTDAGLPYTKDTKIGDANGNYLFLSEQVLDCTETPCSNVVREKYVRFAMSWRTCSFHIDQRDPGDCFRINPVLVRERTVFNDDGGRWIEQRYSGHDGAGHTRTMATIDNFTSSERVVEEYTGFSATGGTVRPENATTGYISLGTPANYLPGRNSSWILSPYTTKLRTDNGRTYRTQYAFNSNGSIVCIRKRKLPDADGPLDLVTKHHLGDDAGVDAGLPIKEIIAGGENGALGSGTCAVHGTHGTNKFEFLHGYEFSRLASTHIAGFPNRFRAAIDKNSGLPSSTFNPADQETAWKYDLLARPVEISPEASLGEAQTKIDYRNPEGGEASVFIERVFGGQRYADEQLVYDYFGRLRREIQSTPIGQADPGHSERETVYDVLGRVTAVTTVQRAGQVNNVQNTTRYRGLDAFGRPSQILRADQTDERLSYSGVRELESTLNLRTSETATEEAVTTTTFDGLGRPTSIDTPAYLVINRYDPSGNVVEVERREGDFSQKRFFGWDNRGLLLWEIHPEIGASVHSGGMISFKPDALGNPREVFDGRITLTHEYDGDGRLLKKREGARVWEEHFWADDNVGSDYRKGKVYESIRHNYPGGAADWAIAETYVYRGKMGRMSKRTTQLRWLHNNHPSSIFAHTFEQEWTYNVLGEVVEQTYPTCITTPQTGRRFCNDPFDEQAPAHTVTRTMDQRLPVAVSSSLGMSADYTYHWNYQLSGVDYSNGASTEFTQGTRGIRRPARIRHRNGNGFVVFDSGIYRYDDAGNIWEIGPDKYTYDKVSRLTRGTARDPSRWEEYLYDPADNLVRIEREDGTVVHHDINVNKNRRVGEEGSSPNTFYDGAGNFDFLGPAADPFFDLDHDGLNMISRFYRKLPQGEFLYAYAPGNYRLITMDTSTGDRWWAFRDTDGTILREHRTQGFGHYRSPSQPGETWEFRKDYVHGPGGLIATRDGSGVQRFFHQDHVGSPRVVTDGQGNQVGAQDYYPYGSEALSWGAEDPHSKYAGHELDSHGVMYYMLGRSYVHSWGRFANVDPLRSDWNLYGYARANPIKYIDPTGRSISPAEEGLVAVGFTAVGLAATAGVVTLTPPVAVAVGAGSLILGVDTVAREMIYPQAVSQQEIKETAKTSLGAIDQGMEQTRGEIRDAEGQLNFLAAEQRSFEAHAQGVAPRASDRATVNRGIFSGEFNPSNDLAGSRERSASQQQRLERQRGALQRQQDLRDRVERSASDALFQ, encoded by the coding sequence ATGTTATTTCACCGTGTGACACTGTTCACCGCCGCTCGGCGAGCCGCGCTCGCTTTCCTTCTCGTCTTGGTATTTGCAACCCCCTCCGCGGGCCAAACCTTACCCGGAGACAAGAGCGAGGGGGACGGGCTCGCCGGCGAGCGAATCCAATCGCTGCGCGGCGTTCTGCCCAATCAATCCTTCCTCTCCGACGGCGGCGTGGAGTCGATCAACACCGCCAACGGCAACCTGATGCTGAGCATTCCTCTGGGTCAGGTGTTCACGGTCGGTCCCCACATTCGGTACCAGCTCCGGGTCACCAACAACTCGGATGCCTGGGACCACGGCCCGGTGACCCAGCAGAACATCCTCGCGTCGTTGCCCCATCTCAACAGCAATGCCGGTGTCGGCTGGGAGGTGCACTTCGGCCAGCTCTATGCACCTCTGCCGCCGAGCGGATTGGACAACTTGCTGAAGGACACCTGGCCCAACCGCCAGGCGCCGGTCGGCGACCTCAACGATCGCTGGCTTTACGTTTCACCGGACGGTGCGGCGCACTACCTCCACAAACTGCCGGGCTATGACGGCGGCACCGCGCCGGATCGGATCCTGCGCTACAGCAAGGATTCGAGCCAACTCCGGATGCGCCAGCTCGATGCCGACAACATCCTCGTCGAGCATCCCAATGGAGTGGTCTCGCACTTCGAAAGAACCGGAGATCGGCGAGGCACCCTCGGTTGCGGTGGCGGGGTCGACGGCTGCTGGCGCTTCATCAGCATGCGCGACTACTACCAGAACGAGGTCAAGGTCGAGTACTTGGACGCCTCCGGCAAGGAGCGCTGGAAGATCACCGACAGCACCGGCCGGACTCACTCGATCTATTTCCTGCTCGACGCCCAGAGCCGCGGTGGCGGGGATTCCCACCCATCGAGCGGGCTCCGCCTGGACAACGGCGACGAGCTCGGTGACCCGATGCGGTTGGTCGACGAGGTCCACGTTGCGGCGCCCGGCGGCCGAACGGCGATCTACTCCTTCGACTACGACATTCGGACCCTCCAGAGGTCCCGTCCGCACGACCCTTTCGGTTCTCTCGGGCCGGGCTCGTCGACCATCCGGACGCCGCTGCTCAAGAGCATCACCGTACCCGATTCGGAAGGCTACGAAATGAGTTACTACACCGACTTCTTTCGTAGCGGACGTGTCCACCGCATCCAGTTTCCGACCCAGGGCAAGTTCCAGTACGACTACGGAACCTGGCTTTTTCCCACCGCCTGCGTTTACCGAGTGGACCCCACCGCTACCCGGCACTACAGTCGCACCGGCCTGGTCCGCAAACAGCACCTCGATCCCAACAACGCTGTGCTCGCCACCTGGAAGTACTCCACCTCGCTGCATCCGGACGATCCGGGGCCGATCGACGGCCCGGACTGCAAGCGTGCCGACTACCGGCAGACCAACGTCGAAGGGCCGGCGATCGGCGACCGGTACACCTTGAACCGCTTCTTTCACTCCGTGACGATCGGGCCGAAGGTACCGCTGATCACCGATCCGATCGGCGAGTGGCAGGTCACCGATGCCGGCCTGCCCTACACCAAGGACACGAAGATTGGCGACGCCAACGGCAATTACCTTTTCCTGTCCGAGCAGGTTCTCGACTGCACCGAGACCCCCTGCTCCAACGTGGTGCGGGAGAAATACGTCCGCTTTGCCATGTCGTGGCGGACCTGCTCCTTCCACATCGACCAGCGGGATCCCGGCGACTGCTTCCGCATCAACCCGGTGCTGGTCCGCGAACGAACGGTTTTCAACGACGACGGTGGCCGCTGGATTGAACAGCGATACTCCGGGCACGACGGAGCGGGCCATACCCGGACGATGGCAACCATCGACAACTTCACCTCGAGTGAGCGGGTGGTCGAGGAGTACACCGGCTTCAGCGCGACCGGCGGTACCGTCCGGCCAGAGAATGCGACGACCGGCTACATCAGCCTGGGCACTCCGGCCAACTACCTCCCCGGCCGCAACAGTTCCTGGATCCTCTCGCCGTACACCACCAAGCTTCGAACCGACAACGGCAGGACCTACCGGACACAGTACGCCTTCAACTCCAACGGCAGTATCGTCTGCATCCGCAAACGAAAGTTGCCGGACGCAGACGGCCCGCTCGACCTGGTCACCAAGCACCACCTCGGGGACGATGCCGGCGTGGATGCCGGCTTGCCGATCAAAGAGATCATCGCCGGCGGCGAGAATGGCGCCTTGGGCTCCGGGACCTGCGCCGTGCATGGCACCCACGGAACGAATAAGTTCGAGTTCCTCCACGGCTACGAGTTCTCCCGGCTGGCCAGCACCCACATCGCCGGTTTTCCGAACCGCTTCCGTGCCGCTATCGACAAGAACAGCGGTCTTCCCTCGTCCACCTTCAACCCTGCGGACCAGGAGACCGCCTGGAAGTACGATCTCCTGGCGCGGCCGGTGGAGATCTCACCGGAAGCGTCCCTCGGCGAGGCCCAAACGAAGATCGACTATCGAAACCCCGAGGGGGGCGAGGCGAGCGTCTTCATCGAGCGGGTCTTCGGTGGCCAGCGCTACGCCGACGAGCAGTTGGTTTACGACTACTTCGGTCGCCTGCGCCGAGAGATCCAGAGCACTCCGATCGGCCAGGCCGACCCGGGACACTCCGAGCGCGAAACGGTCTATGACGTGCTGGGGCGAGTCACCGCGGTCACCACGGTGCAGCGGGCGGGGCAGGTCAACAATGTCCAGAACACTACTCGCTACCGGGGGCTCGACGCCTTCGGCAGACCGTCGCAGATCCTCCGCGCCGACCAGACCGACGAGCGCCTCTCCTACTCCGGGGTCCGCGAGCTGGAGTCGACGCTCAACCTTCGCACCTCGGAGACCGCGACCGAGGAGGCGGTGACCACCACCACCTTCGACGGGCTGGGCCGGCCCACCAGCATTGACACCCCGGCCTACCTGGTGATCAACAGGTATGACCCCAGCGGCAACGTGGTCGAGGTCGAGCGGCGCGAGGGCGACTTCTCGCAGAAACGTTTCTTCGGCTGGGACAACCGGGGACTGCTGCTGTGGGAGATTCACCCGGAGATCGGCGCGTCGGTCCATAGCGGCGGAATGATCTCGTTCAAGCCCGATGCGCTGGGCAATCCACGGGAGGTGTTCGACGGCCGGATCACGCTCACCCATGAGTACGATGGCGACGGCCGGCTGCTGAAGAAGAGGGAAGGCGCTCGCGTCTGGGAGGAGCACTTCTGGGCCGACGACAACGTCGGCAGCGACTACCGGAAGGGAAAGGTCTACGAGAGCATCCGCCACAACTACCCCGGCGGCGCAGCGGACTGGGCGATCGCCGAGACCTATGTCTACCGGGGCAAAATGGGGCGGATGAGCAAACGCACCACCCAACTTCGGTGGCTCCACAACAACCACCCGTCCAGCATCTTCGCCCACACCTTCGAGCAGGAATGGACCTACAACGTCCTCGGCGAGGTGGTCGAGCAAACCTACCCGACCTGCATCACCACACCGCAGACCGGTCGCCGCTTCTGCAACGACCCGTTCGACGAGCAGGCACCAGCGCATACGGTCACCCGAACCATGGACCAGCGCTTGCCGGTGGCGGTCAGCTCCAGCCTCGGGATGTCGGCGGACTACACCTACCATTGGAACTATCAGCTCTCCGGGGTCGACTACTCGAACGGCGCGTCCACGGAGTTCACCCAGGGGACTCGGGGAATACGACGCCCAGCTCGGATTCGGCACCGGAACGGCAACGGCTTTGTCGTGTTCGACAGTGGAATCTACCGCTATGACGACGCCGGCAACATCTGGGAAATCGGTCCCGACAAGTACACCTACGACAAGGTGAGCCGGTTGACCCGAGGCACCGCCCGCGACCCCTCCCGCTGGGAGGAATACCTCTACGACCCGGCGGACAACTTGGTGCGCATCGAGCGCGAGGACGGCACCGTGGTCCACCACGACATCAACGTCAACAAGAACCGGCGGGTCGGCGAGGAAGGCAGCTCACCGAACACTTTCTACGATGGCGCCGGCAACTTCGACTTCCTGGGTCCGGCGGCCGATCCGTTCTTCGATCTCGACCACGACGGTCTCAACATGATCAGTCGCTTCTACCGCAAGTTGCCGCAGGGGGAGTTTCTGTACGCCTACGCGCCCGGCAACTATCGATTGATCACCATGGACACCTCGACCGGCGATCGCTGGTGGGCTTTCCGGGACACCGATGGAACGATCCTGCGGGAGCACCGGACTCAAGGCTTCGGTCACTACCGGTCTCCCTCCCAGCCGGGCGAGACCTGGGAGTTCCGCAAGGATTATGTCCACGGCCCCGGTGGGTTGATCGCCACCCGCGACGGCAGCGGCGTCCAGCGGTTCTTCCACCAGGATCACGTCGGCTCGCCGCGCGTCGTCACCGATGGGCAGGGAAACCAGGTCGGCGCCCAGGACTACTACCCGTATGGGTCCGAAGCCTTGAGCTGGGGGGCCGAGGATCCGCACTCCAAGTACGCCGGGCACGAGCTCGACAGCCACGGAGTCATGTACTACATGCTGGGGCGAAGCTATGTGCACTCCTGGGGGCGTTTCGCCAACGTCGATCCGCTGCGTAGCGATTGGAACCTCTACGGCTACGCCCGAGCCAACCCGATCAAGTACATCGACCCGACCGGTCGGTCCATCAGCCCGGCAGAGGAAGGCTTGGTGGCCGTTGGATTCACTGCCGTCGGCCTGGCGGCGACCGCTGGAGTGGTGACTTTGACGCCTCCCGTGGCCGTCGCCGTGGGCGCGGGATCGCTGATCCTCGGAGTCGATACGGTAGCCCGCGAGATGATTTACCCGCAGGCCGTTTCGCAGCAGGAGATCAAGGAGACAGCGAAAACCTCCCTCGGCGCGATCGATCAAGGGATGGAACAGACCCGCGGGGAGATTCGTGACGCCGAGGGGCAGTTGAACTTCCTGGCGGCGGAGCAGAGGTCCTTCGAAGCCCATGCGCAAGGCGTCGCCCCCCGGGCGAGCGACCGGGCGACGGTGAACCGGGGGATCTTCTCCGGGGAATTCAACCCCTCGAACGACCTCGCCGGTTCCCGGGAGCGTTCGGCGAGTCAGCAGCAGAGGCTAGAGCGCCAGCGCGGCGCCCTCCAGCGCCAGCAAGACCTCCGGGATCGGGTGGAGCGGTCGGCCAGCGACGCGTTGTTCCAGTAA
- a CDS encoding SGNH/GDSL hydrolase family protein gives MECGRAIGIAFVTVAAVLATATPVAAQTPRVLLVGDSWAAFFWQTQALRQTFATHGYPEFVEQGAVTAISGSTAAEWTDPALLQLITDELAANPTIDIVQITLGGNDFLNGEPDGWYVGILDPEALYADIVADVATVVDHTLALDPDLQILVSGYDYPNFVESLGRILAFVCIPLWNGMNQPDPTTLNQASLALGDEFDSLAATRERVDVIPHWGLMQFVVGDGAPPPGDPTQPSPIEAMALQSDCIHLSSAGYLAVAESLWQSYYQQALTEPIFADGFEDGDVGAWSGSVP, from the coding sequence ATGGAATGTGGACGTGCCATCGGAATCGCCTTCGTTACCGTCGCGGCCGTTCTCGCCACCGCCACCCCAGTGGCAGCCCAGACCCCGCGCGTGCTTCTGGTCGGCGACAGTTGGGCAGCGTTCTTCTGGCAAACCCAGGCGCTGCGCCAGACCTTCGCCACGCACGGCTATCCGGAGTTCGTCGAGCAGGGCGCGGTCACCGCCATCTCCGGCAGCACGGCCGCCGAGTGGACTGATCCCGCCCTCCTGCAGTTGATCACCGACGAGCTGGCTGCGAACCCGACCATCGACATCGTCCAGATCACCCTCGGCGGCAACGACTTTCTCAATGGCGAGCCGGACGGCTGGTACGTCGGCATCCTCGACCCGGAGGCGCTGTACGCCGACATCGTCGCCGACGTCGCCACGGTGGTGGACCACACCCTCGCGCTCGACCCCGACCTCCAAATCCTGGTCAGCGGCTACGATTACCCCAACTTCGTCGAGTCCCTCGGGCGCATCCTCGCCTTCGTCTGCATCCCTCTCTGGAACGGCATGAACCAGCCCGACCCGACCACCTTGAACCAGGCCAGCCTCGCGCTCGGCGACGAGTTCGACTCCCTCGCCGCGACGCGTGAGCGGGTCGACGTGATCCCTCACTGGGGGCTGATGCAGTTCGTCGTCGGCGATGGCGCCCCGCCGCCTGGCGACCCTACCCAGCCGAGCCCCATCGAGGCGATGGCGCTCCAATCCGACTGCATCCACCTGAGTTCAGCCGGCTACCTCGCGGTCGCCGAGAGCCTTTGGCAGAGCTACTACCAGCAGGCGCTGACCGAGCCGATTTTCGCCGACGGCTTCGAGGACGGCGACGTCGGCGCCTGGAGCGGCAGCGTTCCCTGA
- a CDS encoding sigma 54-interacting transcriptional regulator has translation MGKLLELGESWPGREPPTPSFRLSRRSIGSGSTVGWVLGTSDLENGDALMPSSTGPVTPSAAAVATSSRHFRLRGRIEGRDRTFSLRRGLNLIGRSTGCDVRLSSKGVSFRHARLTVGPASPWLEDLASKNGSFVNGSQVRTAQLAPGDALWFGSVELTLERIESGDTLLAVDLTESDETNASETAAGATATRRRWLNRQAVEGWLGAVAAVGQGPSGPDELQAALGSVAAALGVRSAVVLELRDEIEVVLAACGELDRRLPARLRGWLATTPPAPEGIAFDASTGPKGESLTAVARLAADSPPLALCLTGEFGGRGESRSLLTLLVRLIEQRLRSSADVVPVASGGLQGSKVVFPSGYVPGISAAMRRLHAQIEPLVDSDLPALIRGETGVGKEWVARILHRSSSRRRGPFVALNCAAVPAELLEAELFGIGKGVATGVNARRGRFLEAQGGTLFLDEIGDLPPALQPKLLRVLESGELYPVGGSAVTVDVRILAATNTDLAKEQDDRFRSDLYYRLAGVDLLVPPLRQRREDIPMLVEHYLRRFSRDAGKAIRGMTVNALRSLLDYPWPGNIRELVHELRRLAYVCPVGQAIEVSHLADQVVRGRQSTGAISTGATPPAPGAAHAQAEAIEVSPAGPPAAPSFADWLATASDLRLERIECAVLAEALGRTGGNQAQAGRLLGISRMAVHRRLKRCSERGFCFEAGPAAG, from the coding sequence ATGGGGAAGCTCCTCGAGCTTGGGGAAAGCTGGCCCGGACGAGAACCACCGACACCGAGCTTTCGGCTCTCTAGGCGCTCCATCGGCTCGGGGTCCACAGTAGGATGGGTGCTAGGTACTTCTGACCTCGAGAACGGGGATGCTCTTATGCCGTCGAGCACAGGACCGGTGACACCTAGCGCCGCTGCGGTGGCCACTTCCTCCCGACACTTTCGCCTCCGCGGCAGGATCGAAGGTCGGGATCGGACCTTTTCCCTGCGTCGCGGACTCAACCTCATCGGCCGGTCTACGGGTTGCGATGTGCGCCTGTCGAGTAAGGGTGTCTCGTTCCGTCACGCGCGGTTGACGGTGGGTCCGGCCAGCCCCTGGCTCGAAGATCTGGCGAGCAAGAACGGCAGCTTCGTCAACGGCTCACAGGTTCGGACTGCCCAGCTCGCTCCCGGCGATGCTCTATGGTTCGGTTCGGTCGAACTGACTCTCGAGCGAATCGAGTCCGGCGACACCCTCCTAGCGGTCGACCTGACCGAGTCCGATGAAACCAACGCGTCAGAGACCGCCGCCGGGGCGACGGCAACTCGCCGCCGGTGGCTCAACCGCCAGGCGGTCGAGGGGTGGTTGGGAGCGGTCGCCGCGGTGGGGCAGGGACCGAGTGGCCCCGACGAGCTTCAGGCTGCCCTCGGCTCTGTCGCCGCCGCCCTCGGGGTGCGATCCGCCGTGGTCCTGGAATTGCGCGACGAGATCGAGGTGGTGCTGGCGGCGTGCGGCGAGCTCGATCGGCGGCTACCCGCCCGCCTTCGCGGCTGGCTCGCGACGACTCCACCGGCCCCCGAAGGCATCGCCTTCGATGCCTCCACCGGGCCAAAAGGGGAGTCGCTGACGGCGGTCGCACGCCTCGCTGCCGACAGCCCTCCGTTGGCACTCTGTCTCACCGGTGAGTTCGGGGGTCGAGGCGAGAGTCGGTCGTTGCTGACTTTGTTGGTCCGGCTGATCGAGCAGCGGTTGCGGTCGTCGGCCGATGTGGTTCCCGTCGCCAGCGGAGGACTTCAGGGGTCGAAGGTGGTCTTTCCGAGCGGCTATGTGCCCGGTATTTCAGCGGCGATGAGAAGGTTGCACGCGCAGATCGAGCCGCTGGTCGATAGCGACCTGCCGGCGCTGATCCGCGGCGAGACCGGCGTGGGTAAGGAGTGGGTGGCGAGGATCCTCCATCGGTCGTCGAGCCGCCGTCGCGGCCCGTTCGTCGCCCTCAACTGTGCGGCGGTGCCGGCGGAGCTGCTGGAAGCGGAACTCTTCGGCATCGGCAAGGGGGTGGCGACCGGGGTGAACGCTCGCCGGGGGCGTTTCCTCGAAGCGCAAGGCGGAACGCTGTTTCTGGATGAGATCGGCGATCTTCCGCCGGCTCTCCAGCCCAAGCTTCTGCGGGTCTTGGAGTCCGGCGAGCTGTACCCGGTCGGCGGGTCCGCGGTGACGGTCGACGTGCGGATTCTCGCCGCCACCAACACCGATCTCGCCAAGGAGCAGGACGATCGCTTCCGCTCGGATCTCTACTACCGCCTCGCCGGGGTGGACTTGCTCGTGCCGCCGCTGCGTCAGCGCCGGGAAGACATCCCGATGCTGGTTGAGCACTACCTTCGGCGCTTCTCTCGCGATGCCGGCAAGGCGATCCGCGGCATGACGGTCAATGCCCTCCGTTCCCTGCTGGACTACCCGTGGCCGGGCAATATCCGGGAGCTGGTCCACGAGCTGCGGCGACTGGCCTATGTCTGCCCGGTCGGTCAGGCCATCGAGGTATCCCACCTGGCCGATCAGGTCGTTCGCGGGCGACAGAGCACCGGAGCGATATCCACCGGGGCGACTCCTCCGGCGCCTGGGGCCGCCCACGCGCAGGCGGAGGCCATCGAGGTGTCGCCGGCCGGGCCGCCGGCCGCCCCATCCTTCGCGGATTGGCTGGCGACCGCCAGCGATTTGCGGCTCGAACGGATTGAGTGCGCCGTGCTCGCCGAGGCGCTGGGCCGCACCGGTGGCAATCAGGCCCAGGCGGGCCGGCTCCTGGGGATCTCGCGCATGGCCGTGCATCGGCGCCTCAAGCGCTGTAGCGAACGTGGCTTCTGTTTCGAGGCCGGGCCGGCCGCCGGATAG
- a CDS encoding protein kinase → MTEPTEEAPEREPTETVLPPRPDGGRPATGPEAAKALPPAGRIGRYVVLSHLGTGGMGTVYAAYDPDLDRKVALKLVRHDRTSIDGQNALLREARALARLAHPNVVRIYDVGLYEESVFFAMELVSGRHLGRWLERDKPRWKAVVGVFREVADGLAAAHRAGLVHRDLKPGNILLGEDGRARIADFGLVRSVTGPKRRESPPSENTRHDAGTPGFVAPEVVAGGEADELSDQYSFGIALRQALHGRPRRLPSETATRAGNLASRRIPARLAAIVERTLNPAPGGRFRSMSEVSAELGALARRPTRRWAVAGLLALGVAAASPWLVPRIAEEPPCVDSEEAFSGVWDPDRRQSLERALLGSGSPVAEEALEVVTESLDRYRNEWLGIRHEGCLATRVRGVQSERLLDLRMLCLEQRRQEARALVDLLLTGNPSVIASASEATQSLSATADCANDAELALFSQPPGDPAVRREIERLEAQLARQVVRSRTGQAVDLDELRALEADAEDLGYYPLQARARMLLGRRLVSETGDPSGTDRLERALADAIAAGDRALTAELYGRLAEAFGYYLGDSERAHWWVRFAEASLDSLGPDQHETYALVLASLGLTAYGAGDTAQAHEHWRQALVRGEKAWGSDSPRLVEILNNIGFSSPNPEEQLTFLQRALDLKERTLGPQNPLLANTLVNLASRLGTAGRFQEALPLLARASAVLETSYSREHPMLAYPLILEGELLIAQDRPTQAVERLERARELLVDLEEGHPLRLPVEVDLARSALLDLRIGQAEEHLERAGELLAGQSPASPHRLLFTAARGRLLLQRGEFTAAYAELERATELEAQALEPPAVSHRAQLRIARGEVLLALGRPAAAEPLFEQAIELTGANTELSGLSAGARFGLARAIVARDRDRAVVLARRAADDLPPRGSAASRRLAEDLASWLRAWQPEEKVPE, encoded by the coding sequence GTGACAGAACCCACGGAGGAGGCGCCGGAACGCGAACCGACCGAGACGGTGCTCCCACCCCGGCCAGACGGCGGGCGACCCGCCACCGGTCCCGAAGCCGCCAAGGCGCTGCCGCCCGCCGGGCGCATCGGGCGCTATGTCGTGCTGTCCCACCTCGGCACCGGGGGCATGGGCACGGTCTACGCCGCCTACGACCCGGACCTCGATCGCAAGGTGGCACTCAAGCTGGTGCGCCATGACCGCACCAGCATCGACGGACAGAACGCTCTCCTGCGCGAAGCCCGGGCGCTGGCCCGCCTGGCGCACCCCAACGTCGTTCGAATCTACGATGTCGGCCTGTACGAGGAGAGCGTCTTCTTCGCCATGGAGTTGGTCAGCGGACGCCACCTCGGCCGCTGGCTGGAGCGCGACAAGCCGCGCTGGAAGGCGGTGGTCGGAGTGTTCCGCGAGGTCGCGGACGGCCTGGCGGCGGCCCATCGGGCAGGGCTCGTCCACCGCGATCTCAAACCGGGCAACATCCTGCTCGGAGAGGACGGCCGGGCGAGGATCGCCGACTTCGGCCTGGTCAGGTCGGTCACGGGTCCGAAACGCCGCGAGTCGCCACCGAGCGAGAACACAAGGCACGACGCCGGAACGCCAGGCTTCGTGGCGCCGGAGGTCGTCGCCGGCGGCGAAGCGGACGAACTCTCCGATCAGTACAGCTTCGGCATCGCGCTGCGCCAAGCCCTCCACGGGCGGCCTCGACGGTTGCCGTCCGAAACCGCAACGCGAGCCGGCAACCTGGCTTCACGGCGGATCCCGGCCCGCCTCGCGGCGATCGTCGAGCGCACCCTGAATCCCGCGCCCGGCGGGCGGTTTCGCTCGATGTCGGAGGTCTCGGCGGAGCTCGGGGCCTTGGCGAGGCGGCCGACCCGGCGTTGGGCGGTGGCGGGGCTGCTCGCCCTTGGGGTGGCGGCGGCGTCGCCGTGGCTCGTTCCACGCATCGCCGAAGAACCGCCCTGCGTCGACTCCGAGGAGGCCTTTTCCGGGGTATGGGACCCGGATCGCCGGCAGAGCCTCGAGCGCGCCCTGCTGGGCAGTGGATCGCCGGTCGCCGAAGAGGCGCTCGAGGTGGTCACCGAGTCTCTCGATCGCTACCGCAACGAGTGGCTCGGGATCCGTCACGAGGGCTGTCTCGCAACCCGCGTCCGCGGCGTCCAGTCCGAGCGCTTGCTCGATCTGCGGATGCTCTGCCTGGAGCAGCGCCGCCAGGAGGCCCGTGCGCTAGTCGACCTGCTACTCACCGGGAATCCGTCGGTGATCGCGTCGGCGTCCGAAGCGACGCAGTCCCTCTCAGCGACCGCGGACTGCGCCAACGACGCCGAGCTGGCGCTCTTCTCACAGCCGCCCGGCGATCCCGCAGTGCGCCGAGAGATCGAGCGCCTGGAAGCCCAGCTCGCGCGGCAGGTCGTCCGCTCGCGAACCGGCCAGGCGGTCGACCTGGACGAGCTTCGGGCCCTCGAAGCCGACGCCGAGGACTTGGGCTACTACCCACTTCAGGCTCGGGCGCGGATGTTGCTCGGACGGCGGCTGGTTTCGGAGACCGGAGATCCCTCCGGCACCGACCGCCTCGAGCGAGCTCTCGCCGATGCCATCGCCGCAGGGGACCGGGCGCTCACCGCTGAGCTGTACGGCCGCCTGGCGGAGGCCTTCGGCTACTACTTGGGCGATTCCGAGCGCGCTCACTGGTGGGTACGCTTCGCCGAGGCGTCGCTGGACAGCCTCGGTCCGGACCAGCACGAGACCTACGCCCTCGTACTCGCCAGCCTCGGCCTCACGGCCTACGGCGCCGGTGACACGGCGCAGGCCCACGAGCACTGGCGCCAGGCGCTGGTCCGAGGCGAGAAAGCCTGGGGCTCGGACAGCCCACGGCTGGTGGAGATTCTCAACAACATCGGCTTCTCCTCACCGAACCCCGAGGAGCAGTTGACCTTTCTGCAGCGCGCTCTCGATCTCAAGGAACGGACGCTTGGTCCGCAGAATCCGCTGCTGGCCAACACGCTGGTCAATCTCGCCAGCCGCCTCGGCACCGCCGGCCGATTCCAAGAAGCGCTGCCGCTCCTGGCGCGCGCTTCGGCGGTGCTCGAGACATCGTACTCCCGGGAACACCCCATGCTCGCCTACCCGCTGATTCTGGAGGGTGAGCTGCTCATTGCGCAAGACCGACCCACACAGGCCGTGGAGCGGCTCGAACGCGCCCGCGAACTGCTCGTAGACCTGGAGGAAGGCCACCCGCTGAGGCTCCCGGTGGAAGTCGACCTGGCGAGATCGGCGCTGCTCGATCTGCGGATCGGACAGGCCGAAGAGCACCTCGAACGCGCCGGCGAGCTGCTGGCCGGACAGTCGCCGGCGAGCCCTCACCGACTCCTGTTCACGGCGGCCCGGGGACGCTTGCTGCTGCAACGCGGCGAGTTCACCGCGGCCTACGCCGAACTCGAGCGTGCCACCGAGTTGGAGGCGCAGGCTCTCGAGCCACCGGCGGTCAGCCACCGAGCCCAGCTCCGGATCGCGCGCGGCGAAGTTCTGCTCGCCCTCGGCCGGCCAGCGGCAGCGGAGCCGCTGTTCGAGCAGGCGATCGAACTCACCGGCGCCAACACCGAACTCTCCGGCCTGTCGGCCGGCGCCCGCTTCGGCCTCGCCAGGGCCATCGTCGCGCGGGACCGGGACCGCGCGGTCGTCCTGGCCCGCCGGGCGGCCGACGATCTGCCCCCGCGGGGAAGCGCCGCCAGCCGACGCCTGGCCGAAGACCTCGCGTCCTGGCTACGCGCCTGGCAACCGGAGGAAAAGGTGCCTGAGTAG